The following proteins are encoded in a genomic region of Oncorhynchus kisutch isolate 150728-3 linkage group LG4, Okis_V2, whole genome shotgun sequence:
- the nup160 gene encoding nuclear pore complex protein Nup160 has protein sequence MAAVLERSFIEICGFERETLPRFREITVNLGLTALPGGVKYPDSAGGFHYEESGKLLSITSNRCIHWSTSGDTVQLVEQSLDTNLLNNAVKLKITHCHLLPGGVHIQETLNNVIILIVTNQTVHRLVLPHPTRMYRSELVTELQMQSIFTDVGKLSLQDPAHSAAIPSPVGQTAGPSASAAWLSHQGEAHYALASPAGGILVITLPPHDTQGSITILELKRSSVMQRLAGWMPTAIRGEQSPGDLALSLAVRELEDDTFIFALCQDHKLRMWSYRDQVCLMETDMLEYMPACRGVKGSPGQGHRLRLAFSPSTGLCLAVYLAVPSRGQFTVLQLVATDNNRYSLDHISSLFATQETLVDFALTSTDIWGLWLDDTNQTVVKYINFEHSTAGQWNQVFVQPAPEEEVHIGADQDPRETYLDMLFSPLRFTASAIVKALQIYRRGTERIADLPWETLKKEVTVAVENELQSSVTEFEFSQEEYRQLQVEFWSKFYACCLQYQEALATPLGLLLNPHTHMVCLLKKGFVSFLLPCFAVDHMYLSFDEYLFSEEDTPVSEDPEVARDVMQLVQCLRLVSDAVPGDMAYEMEKALEHLQSPERAAEMVLENLLANDNENVIEDIQNKLQDIRNPVSAMAALIREMDLETDSEPGGEGPLTTAGLSVRISLSQLYGSSVAVAVICQAVCQMAMTRVLFCRDLLILQQLYLRLGDNVFLAGGDQLLQLQQDLIPRSSHLLSSYYLLKHISQSLATAVPLDIIDANLQHLSVLELSDSPALASNRSVLSPQTVVELFYQSVARKAIVTQIYSQQQSTALLHWPQMVSSVVTLLAQQLWPNNPGFQFPECLMGNCQYTQLQEYVRLIGPWCQVNVGSCRFMLGQCYLANGEGQKALQCFQEAATEVEKEEFLLRLTGAEEEEVTAASRLQYYNKVLRLLEDVGLPELVIHLATLAITEAVNDPRSQAALWTRIFKHHLDLGHNSQAYEALTQNPDSSRQLDCLRQLVVVLCERSQLQDLVQFSYVNLHDEVVSIIESRARAVDLMSHNYYELLYAFHINRHNYRKAGTVMFEYGMRLGREVRTQLGLQKQVNCYLASLNCLRLIRPDYAWIVQPSSGAVYERPGASPKRNYDGEFATGPVSGQIDILELKDLQKEYTLARSRLNLAQHHPPSAAIAGSASAVEMVTLLVQTGLFDCALSLCQTFKLSLTPIFEGLAFKCIKLQYGGEESQNEAWNWLAANQLSTIITTKESSATDEAWRLLASYLETHPTQNAQHHRCVINKLLSHGVPLPDWMVNTYKGVDAAALLRLYLNYDLLEEAAELVLEYVDALLGKGHQYFGIERPLSATASLVWLPYTSIDQLLQALNETQTNASIYNKLQDKLNDYHKLVDQTTRRRLQAQ, from the exons GAGCtggtgacagagctccagatgcAGTCTATCTTCACAGACGTGGGGAAGCTGAGTCTTCAGGACCCAGCCCATAGCGCGGCGATCCCCAGCCCCGTAGGCCAGACAGCAGGCCCCTCCGCCTCGGCAGCCTGGCTCAGCCACCAGGGAGAGGCCCACTATGCCCTGGCATCACCTGCTGGGGGCATCCTGGTCATCACACTGCCCCCACATGACACACAGGGTAGCATAACCATTCTGGAGCTGAAGAGGAGCTCTGTAATGCAGAGACTCGCTGGCTGGATGCCAACTGCAATCAG AGGTGAGCAGAGTCCTGGAGACTTGGCCCTGAGTCTGGCAGTAAGGGAACTGGAGGACGATACCTTCATATTCGCTCTGTGTCAGGACCATAAACTACGCATGTGGTCCTATAGG GACCAGGTGTGTCTGATGGAGACTGACATGTTGGAGTACATGCCAGCGTGCCGTGGCGTGAAGGGTTCCCCAGGGCAGGGCCATCGGCTGCGGCtagccttctccccctctacggGGCTGTGTCTGGCCGTATACCTGGCTGTACCTTCCAGGGGACAGTTCACTGTtctgcagctggtggccacggACAACAATCGCTACAGCCTGGACCACATCTCCTCGCTTTTTGCCACACAG GAGACACTGGTGGACTTTGCTCTGACCTCAACGGACATCTGGGGCCTGTGGCTTGACGATACCAACCAGACCGTGGTGAAATACATAAACTTTGAACA TTCCACGGCAGGTCAGTGGAACCAGGTTTTTGTGCAGCCTGCCCCCGAGGAGGAGGTCCACATCGGAGCAGACCAGGACCCCAGG GAGACCTACCTGGACATGCTGTTCTCCCCCCTGAGATTCACTGCCTCTGCTATAGTCAAAGCCTTACAGATTTACAGGAGAGGCACAGAGCGAATCGCCGACCTCCCCTGGGAGACCCTCAAGAAAGAAGTGACGGTGGCTGTGGAGAACGAG CTGCAGAGCAGTGTGACAGAGTTTGAGTTTAGCCAGGAGGAGTACAGACAGCTGCAAGTGGAGTTCTGGTCTAAATTCTACGCCTGCTGTCTGCAGTACCAGGAGGCTCTGGCCACTCCGCTCGGCCTACTgctcaacccacacacacacatggtctgtTTGCTCAAGAAG GGCTTTGTGTCATTCCTGCTGCCCTGCTTTGCTGTGGACCACATGTACCTGTCCTTTGACGAGTACCTGTTCTCAGAGGAGGATACGCCTGTCAGTGAAG ACCCAGAAGTTGCTCGTGACGTGATGCAGCTGGTGCAGTGTCTGAGGCTGGTGAGTGACGCGGTGCCGGGGGACATGGCCTATGAGATGGAGAAGGCCCTGGAACATTTACAGTCACCTgagagggctgcagagatggtgctGGAGAACCTACTGGCCAATGACAA TGAGAATGTGATCGAGGACATTCAGAACAAGCTGCAGGACATCCGTAACCCGGTGTCGGCCATGGCTGCACTGATCAGAGAGATGGACCTGGAGACGGACTCCGAGCCAGGAGGAGAGGGACCTCTCACCACAG CAGGCCTGTCAGTGCGTATTAGTCTGTCCCAACTGTATGGCAGCAGTGTGGCAGTGGCTGTTATCTGTCAGGCTGTCTGCCAGATGGCCATGACCAGAGTCCTGTTCTGTAGGGACCTACTCATACTGCAGCAGCTCTACCTACGCCTCGGAGACAAT gtGTTCCTGGCTGGAGGGGATCAGCTGCTCCAGCTACAACAGGACCTAATTCCCCGCTCCTCTCACCTGCTCTCCTCCTACTATCTCCTCAAACACATCAGCCAGAGCCTGGCCACTGCCGTGCCCCTCGACAttat AGATGCCAACCTGCAGCACCTTTCAGTCTTAGAGCTGTCTGATTCTCCAGCCCTGGCCAGCAACAGATCAG TGTTGAGCCCTCAGACGGTGGTGGAGCTGTTCTACCAGAGCGTAGCGCGGAAGGCCATCGTCACCCAGATCTACTCCCAGCAGCAGAGCACGGCTCTACTCCACTGGCCCCAAATGGTCTCCAGCGTGGTCACCTTGCTGGCTCAGCAACt TTGGCCTAACAATCCAGGCTTCCAGTTCCCTGAATGTCTGATGGGCAACTGCCAGTACACACAACTGCAG gagtaTGTGCGTCTCATTGGGCCCTGGTGTCAGGTGAACGTGGGCTCCTGCCGCTTCATGCTGGGCCAGTGTTACCTGGCCAacggagagggacagaag GCACTGCAGTGTTTTCAGGAGGCAGCgacagaggtggagaaagaggagtTTCTGCTGAGATTGACAggagctgaggaggaggaggtcacaGCCGCCTCAAGACTACAGTACTACAACAAG gtgttGCGGTTACTGGAGGATGTTGGTCTACCAGAGCTGGTCATCCATCTAGCCACTCTGGCCATAACGGAGGCCGTCAACGACCCCAGGAGTCAGGCTGCCCTGTGGACCCGCATCTTCAAGCACCACCTGGACCTGGGACACAACAGCCAAGCCTACGAAGCCCTCACACAGAACCCTGACTCCAGCAGGCAGTTGGACTGTCTGCGTCAGCTGGTGGTGGTTCTTTGTGAACGCTCTCAACTTCAGGATCTGGTCCAGTTCTCCTACGTCAACCTGCACGAcgag GTGGTCAGCATCATTGAGTCCAGGGCCAGAGCAGTGGACCTGATGTCTCACAACTACTACGAGCTGCTCTACGCCTTCCACATCAACAGACACAACTACAGGAAAG CGGGTACAGTGATGTTTGAGTACGGCATGCGTCTGGGCAGGGAGGTGAGGACCCAGCTAGGTCTCCAGAAACAGGTTAACTGTTACCTGGCCTCACTCAACTGTCTACGACTCATCAGACCTGACTACGCCTGGATCGTACAGCCGTCCTCTGGCGCGGTGTATGAGAGGCCTGGCGCGTCACCGAAGAGGAACTACGACGGAGAGTTTGCTACTGGTCCAG TGAGTGGTCAGATCGACATCCTGGAGCTGAAGGACCTTCAGAAGGAGTACACCCTGGCCCGTAGCCGCCTCAACCTGGCTCAGCACCACCCGCCGTCCGCAGCCATCGCAG GCAGTGCCTCTGCAGTAGAGATGGTGACCCTGCTGGTTCAAACAGGACTGTTTGACTGTGCCCTCTCACTATGCCAGACCTTCAAACTGTCTCTCACACCCATCTTCGAGGGGCTCGCCTTCAA GTGTATAAAGTTACAGTACGGTGGAGAGGAGAGTCAGAATGAAGCCTGGAACTGGCTGGCTGCCAATCAGCTGTCTACCATCATCACAACCAAAGAGTCAAG TGCGACAGATGAGGCTTGGCGCCTGCTGGCCTCCTACCTGGAGACGCACCCTACACAGAATGCTCAGCACCATCGCTGTGTCATCAACAAGCTGCTGTCACACGGTGTACCGCTGCCGGACTGGATGGTCAACACCTACAAG GGCGTGGACGCTGCAGCGTTGTTACGGCTCTACCTGAACTATGACCTGCTGGAGGAAGCAGCTGAGCTGGTGTTGGAGTATGTAGATGCTCTCCTGGGGAAGGGACACCAGTACTTCGGCATTGAG aggccCCTCTCTGCTACAGCATCATTGGTGTGGCTCCCATACACTTCCATCGACCAGCTTCTTCAGGCGCTCAACGAGACCCAGACTAACGCCAGT ATATACAACAAACTGCAGGACAAGCTGAATGACTACCACAAACTGGTGGACCAGACAACAAGGCGAAGGCTCCAGGCCCAGTAG
- the LOC109889618 gene encoding fibroblast growth factor receptor substrate 2 — MGSCLSCPEKESIPDNHQTKFKVINVDDDGNELGSGMMELTEVELVLHTYRRDDVKWPYMCLRRYGYDSNLFSFESGRRCQTGQGIFAFKCARAEEIFNMLQEVMHNHSISVVEEAVLETNQQATHTPAALGYSVPTVHNGVTRIPSVGDAPSHPSTRHPSVASTRLPSVGEESTHPLLVADEAVHTYVNTTGLLDDQPSPLTAPAPLDSPGSAQSQCPPTPPPPRVARPEPQAQLQEEPQVLLESQGVRFVLGPTPAQKKMAKGKHQTEDGDEEEAGEDSESPEPGEGETNGHTDTEAPASPEGQPQPSSTHSNGSSASVGAPATAPRRHLLPPVTPDTLQNVNNSAQRRTALLDYENLPALPPVWETRKPSNEEEENNGGPRGGGGQGGLKMSSLNGYNHHQHSLLHHSYSHPLSAHPPLSAMESSHNYVNTENVTAPLSARCAPDTARRRSDGPIVFNFDFRRPLGQEHPKTLNYIEVEMETTASSSAASKGASSDTSNPHTPRTPTSPPLPTTPTRRTELYAFIDIERTAAMSNLQKARPHDDGSLRKTRHNSTELPTKSTV, encoded by the exons ATGGGTAGCTGTTTAAGCTGTCCAGAGAAGGAGTCAATCCCAGATAATCATCAAACCAAATTTAAG GTGATAAACGTGGATGACGATGGGAATGAGCTGGGCTCGGGCATGATGGAGCTGACAGAGGTAGAGCTCGTCCTCCACACCTATCGCCGTGACGACGTCAAGTGGCCCTACATGTGCCTGCGTCGCTATGGCTACGACTCCAACCTCTTCTCCTTCGAGAGTGGCCGCCGCTGCCAGACGGGACAGG GGATCTTTGCCTTTAAGTGTGCTCGGGCGGAGGAGATCTTCAACATGCTGCAGGAGGTGATGCACAACCACAGCATCAGTGTGGTGGAGGAGGCCGTACTGGAGACCAACCAGCAGGCCACACATACTCCTGCCG CTCTGGGCTACTCTGTTCCCACCGTGCACAATGGTGTCACCCGGATCCCTTCGGTGGGCGACGCCCCCTCGCACCCCTCCACACGCCACCCGTCTGTGGCCAGCACCCGACTGCCCTCAGTGGGAGAGGAGTCTACACACCCCCTCCTAGTGGCTGACGAGGCG GTCCACACTTATGTGAACACCACAGGCCTGCTGGATGACCAGCCCAGCCCTCTGACTGCTCCAGCCCCTCTGGACAGCCCTGGCTCAGCCCAGTCCCAGTgcccccctacaccaccacctcCGCGGGTAGCCAGACCAGAgccccaggcccagctccaggaaGAACCCCAGGTACTGCTGGAGTCCCAGGGGGTACGCTTCGTGCTGGGGCCCACCCCTGCGCAGAAAAAGATGGCCAAGGGGAAGCATCAGACTGAGgatggagatgaagaggaggcAGGGGAGGACTCCGAGTCCCCGGagcctggagagggagagaccaaCGGCCACACAGACACGGAGGCCCCAGCATCACCAGAGGGCCAGCCTCAGCCGTCCTCTACACACTCCAATGGCTCCTCTGCCTCTGTCGGGGCTCCAGCCACAGCCCCTCGCCGCCATCTCTTGCCCCCCGTGACCCCTGACACCCTGCAGAATGTCAACAACTCAGCCCAGCGGCGCACGGCCCTCCTAGACTACGAGAATCTCCCGGCCCTGCCACCCGTCTGGGAGACCCGCAAGCCCAGcaacgaggaggaggagaacaacgGTGGACCCCGTGGTGGAGGAGGCCAGGGGGGGCTAAAGATGTCCTCCCTCAACGGCTacaaccaccaccaacacagcctCCTCCACCACTCCTACTCCCATCCCCTGTCAGCCCATCCCCCTCTGTCAGCCATGGAGTCCTCCCACAACTATGTGAACACAGAGAATGTGACTGCCCCCCTCAGCGCCCGCTGTGCCCCCGACACGGCACGCCGCCGCAGCGACGGGCCCATCGTGTTCAACTTCGACTTCCGCCGGCCGTTGGGTCAGGAGCATCCCAAGACGCTCAACTACATCGAGGTGGAGATGGAAACTACCGCCTCTTCCTCCGCAGCCTCCAAGGGTGCGTCCTCAGACACCAGCAACCCCCACACGCCCCGCACCCCAACCTCGCCGCCTCTGCCTACCACCCCCACGCGCCGCACCGAGCTCTACGCCTTCATCGACATCGAGCGCACCGCCGCCATGTCCAACCTGCAGAAGGCCCGGCCGCATGACGACGGGTCACTGAGGAAAACGCGGCACAATAGCACAGAGCTTCCCACCAAAAGCACTGTCTGA